Below is a window of Paremcibacter congregatus DNA.
TTTGTTGAAATAGACATAGAAATTTTGCGGTCCATCCGTTTCATCCTCGTCCTTACGCAGGATAACAAACTCTCTTTCCCGCGCCCGACCCTGATCATCTGTAATGGCCATGGCCACCTTGGCCCGCCCGTCGTCACCGACGTAATATGACGCGTGATTGGCTTTCTTCACAATATCCATCGCATCCGCCGCAATAGCCGGGGCGGCTCCCAACAGGCTCAACGCCAAGGTCATACCGATAAAATTTCTCATGCCACTTCCTTCTCTTTCTGTTCTTTAAACAAAATACTTTCGAATATCCGGATCAGGGCCGGCAGGATGGTCAGGCTCGCGACCCCCGCCAGCACCAGAATGGCGGAAATAAACACCCCGACTGTCTGATAAGGCACCAGGGGCGCCAGAAGCAGGGGCATAAAGCCCACACCAACCACAATCACATTACGGGTAATCGCCCGGGCCGGTTCGCCAAACACCGCCTGCGCCGTTGTCTGCCAGTCCGGATATTTTTTCCGCATTTCCCGACTGCGGGCCAGAAAGTGAATGGCGTAATCCACCGCCAGCCCCAGGCTCAAGGCCGAGAGCACCGCCACCGGCATATCATAATCCTTGCCGATCAGCCCGATGATGCCGTAGATCATGCCAATGGTGAAGGCCAGCGGGATCATGGCGAGTATTCCCCACCACAGGGACCGGAACAGGACAGTCATCATCAGCAATACAATTGCGAAACTGCCGACAAAGGCTTCCGCCATGCCGGACACCATCTTGTCCTGCCAGATGACGTTGATATAGGTCAGGCCAAACCAGTCATGGGTCAGTCCTTGCGGGGCCGGATGGTCCTGAAAATAGCGATCCACCTGATCCACCACGGCCGCCATATCCCGATTGTCACCGCTTTTCAGCTGCAGCCACATATTGGATTTTTTATAATCCGGGGTGACGAAATGCCATAGATCCTGAGGCCGATGGCTGTTCTGATAGGTGATCAGGGTTTCCGCCACCGCGCCACGGCTGTCGGGGATGCGGAAGGCCTGCGGATCGCCCTGGAACAGCTCGCGATGCACGGTTTTCACCACATCGGCCAGACTGTTGCTTTTTCCGACAAGACCACGCTCCTGAAGATAGGCCTGCAATCCCGCCATATAACGCAAGACGTCCGGGTTCTTGAAGGTTTCCGCCCTCCCGAGATAGCCCTCGACCCAACTGAGCGCCTTATCCCAGGCGTCATAATCGGTGTCAGATGCCTTATCGAGCCTGTCTTCCACCTTCTGAACAAGGAGCGACATCAACTGTTCTTTATCGGTCGCCTGGCCTGTCTGGCCCGCAACTTCCGGCGCCAACTGCTGTAAAGGAGCAAGATTTGACGTGGTCATGTCCTGAATGAGTTTTTCTGAAAACCCTGCAAGCCCGAGCTCTTTCTGATCGCCCGTCAAAACCAGATAGGCCATATAGGTGCCGGCAAAGCGTTCGTTGAGCGCCCGGTCGGCAACGCGAATTTCATGATCCGGTGCAAACCATTTAACCGGGTTATCATTGATGACAATCTTCGTCACCCCGACCCAGGCCACCCCGACGAGCAGGAAAACCAAGATCATAATCACTTTTGCACCGCTATAGGTAAGCCGTCCCAGGCTGCTCAGGAAGCGCGCCATGAGGCTGTTATTATCCGATTCACTGTGATCCAGACCAAAATCCGCGAAACGCTCCTCCGGCATCAACATGATATAGGCCGGGATCAGGGTTATGGTGAAAAACCAGGCCATCACCACCCCGATGGCGACAAATACGCCAAACACCTGCACCGGCGGGATCGGCGTCAGGGCGAGTGAACCAAAGCCGACTGCGGTCGTCAATGTGGTAAAAAGCATGGGTTTGGATAATTCCTGCATCACATGCTTCAGGGTCTGTTTCCGATCCCGATACTGGGGATAGCGGTCATAAAAATCGCTCAGGATATGGATGGCGTCGAGCACCGCGATCGGCATGATGAAAATCGGGATCATGCTGCTCATGATATGAACCGTATTGCCGGTAATCACCAGCAACCCCATGGTGCCAATCACCGAAACCATGGCGACAATCATCGGGGAGACAACCAGCGAAACTTTCTTAAAAAAGTACCACATCAGCAGGAAAATCAGGAGCATCGCCAGTGGTGCGGAAATCGCCATCTGGACAAACATTTCCACGCCGAAGGTATCCTGCGCCACCGGAAGACCGGTGATATGATACTGGTCATTACCGTCAAATTCGGCGATCTTTGACTTGAGCTTCTCGACCACATTATAGCTGACATTCTTGGCGGTGATCGGCATATAGAGCGCCACCGCCTTGCCATCGTCCGACACGATGGTGCCATTCAATAGAGGTATATTCTGCGCCTTGGCCCGATTGGCCAGCGCCTCGGCCTCGTTCAAAGGCGGGGTTTTCATCAGCCATTCGAATTTCACCACCCCCGGTCCGCCGGGTTCGATATTATCGACGGTAGAAGGGGCCATCAGGTCGACCGAGATCACCCCCTGGGTTTCGCCTTTCTCGTCCTGCCATTGAATGGATTTGGCATATTCCGTCAGGGCGTGGATGTCATTCAGGGATTTTTGATTGAACACGCCTTCCGGATGGTCTTCGTTGACCACCCCGACCACCACCATGTCATAAAGGGCAAAGTCTTTTTTCTGCCGGTTATGAAAAACCCGCACCGGTTCATCTTCCGACAACATGTTTTCCGGGTCCGTATCAATCCGCAGCGGCTGCAGCAGCCCGAAGCTTCCGGGCCAGAGTGTCGGCAAAACCACCAGGACAATCAACAGCGCACTCAACAGGCCGCTCATCCACATAAAAACTTTTGGGCGGCGGGCCGCCGTATCCGACAGATGGATCATTCTACACTCCGGAATTATGTATTATAATTATATATTTCACTCAAACGCTGCGCCGGGCTTGACGCCAATTTTCTTCAGCAGTATGGCCAAAGGACAGAAACCTGTAAAGGCCGCCTGAAACATATTAAGTCCCACGAACCCCGCCAGCGCAAACCAGTAGACATGGACAAGAAGCCCCAAAGCCAGGCTCAGGATTATCATCACGCCCGCGAAGGCAAATACAACACGATCTACACTCATCTTATTTCTCCTTATTTCTGGTTAAAGGACATGTGTTAAGTCCTAAAATCTGATAGGCGGGACACCAGCCGATGACCCCCGTCGCCAGTGGAATAATTCCGATCCAGCCCCAGGGCGTGAAAATCCCGGCAGCCGCCAAAATCGTCAGAACAGCGCCGATAATGATGCGCAGCACCTTATCTATTAGTCCGACATTCATTTTCATCATTCGTCTCCTGTTTCCACAACATCATTCAACAGAAGTCATTAGATCATAACATACCGAAAAGGTAAGTGACGGGAGTCACATAAGGCAAAAATATATACGCCTTTTGTTAACGCGCCGTCTCGGCCAGTCCCGCCCGGTCACGAATATGAATAACCCCCCGACCGAGTTCAATCAGGCCTTGGCGCTCAAAGACCTTCAACTGACGGCTGACCACTTCCCGCACGGATCCCAGTTCGGTGGCAATATCATGATGCGTCGCGGTGTAGAGATCATGTTTTGACTCGAGCAGCATATGCGCCAGGCGCTTGTCGAGCTTTTTAAACACCACCTCTTCCACCAGCATCATCAGCATTGACATACGTTTGGCGTAGGTTTCAAAGACAAAACTGCGGAATTGATCAGATTGCCCCAGCAGCAGATTGAAGGTCGCCGGGGGTACCACCGCCACTTCGATATCGGTTTCGGCAATCCCCTCCGCACTGTAATTTTCATCCGATATCAGACAAGTGGTCGTCATGATACAGCTGTCCCCCTCTTCCACCCGATACAGCGTTATTTCCCGCCCGTCTTCCGAAGTTTTCTGAACCCGCACAATACCGTGCAGCAGCATGACATAACCCCGGCATTCGCTGCCTTCGGAAAACATGGTCGTACCCTTGGGCACCTTGGAATAGTGCAATCCCTGCGCCAGGATTTTCTTGTTGTCCTCGGACAGATGCGCCAATTGCGGGAAATGGGAGATGATTTTTTCTAGCATAAGACTTTTCAATTCCAGGAAACTTCATATACTGTTGTAAAATAAACAAAATCAAAAATTTATAAAGGGAATTCAGTCATCATGCTACAAAAAGTCATTCGCAAATATCTCTTCGCCTTGGTGTGTGTCGCCGCCCTGATTATCCCCGGGGCTCATGCCCAGGAAACAACGGAGTCCGGCGAGGTTTATCCCTTATGGCCCGGTACCCAGTAT
It encodes the following:
- a CDS encoding efflux RND transporter permease subunit → MIHLSDTAARRPKVFMWMSGLLSALLIVLVVLPTLWPGSFGLLQPLRIDTDPENMLSEDEPVRVFHNRQKKDFALYDMVVVGVVNEDHPEGVFNQKSLNDIHALTEYAKSIQWQDEKGETQGVISVDLMAPSTVDNIEPGGPGVVKFEWLMKTPPLNEAEALANRAKAQNIPLLNGTIVSDDGKAVALYMPITAKNVSYNVVEKLKSKIAEFDGNDQYHITGLPVAQDTFGVEMFVQMAISAPLAMLLIFLLMWYFFKKVSLVVSPMIVAMVSVIGTMGLLVITGNTVHIMSSMIPIFIMPIAVLDAIHILSDFYDRYPQYRDRKQTLKHVMQELSKPMLFTTLTTAVGFGSLALTPIPPVQVFGVFVAIGVVMAWFFTITLIPAYIMLMPEERFADFGLDHSESDNNSLMARFLSSLGRLTYSGAKVIMILVFLLVGVAWVGVTKIVINDNPVKWFAPDHEIRVADRALNERFAGTYMAYLVLTGDQKELGLAGFSEKLIQDMTTSNLAPLQQLAPEVAGQTGQATDKEQLMSLLVQKVEDRLDKASDTDYDAWDKALSWVEGYLGRAETFKNPDVLRYMAGLQAYLQERGLVGKSNSLADVVKTVHRELFQGDPQAFRIPDSRGAVAETLITYQNSHRPQDLWHFVTPDYKKSNMWLQLKSGDNRDMAAVVDQVDRYFQDHPAPQGLTHDWFGLTYINVIWQDKMVSGMAEAFVGSFAIVLLMMTVLFRSLWWGILAMIPLAFTIGMIYGIIGLIGKDYDMPVAVLSALSLGLAVDYAIHFLARSREMRKKYPDWQTTAQAVFGEPARAITRNVIVVGVGFMPLLLAPLVPYQTVGVFISAILVLAGVASLTILPALIRIFESILFKEQKEKEVA
- a CDS encoding YgaP family membrane protein, giving the protein MSVDRVVFAFAGVMIILSLALGLLVHVYWFALAGFVGLNMFQAAFTGFCPLAILLKKIGVKPGAAFE
- a CDS encoding YgaP family membrane protein, producing the protein MKMNVGLIDKVLRIIIGAVLTILAAAGIFTPWGWIGIIPLATGVIGWCPAYQILGLNTCPLTRNKEK
- a CDS encoding Crp/Fnr family transcriptional regulator; translated protein: MLEKIISHFPQLAHLSEDNKKILAQGLHYSKVPKGTTMFSEGSECRGYVMLLHGIVRVQKTSEDGREITLYRVEEGDSCIMTTTCLISDENYSAEGIAETDIEVAVVPPATFNLLLGQSDQFRSFVFETYAKRMSMLMMLVEEVVFKKLDKRLAHMLLESKHDLYTATHHDIATELGSVREVVSRQLKVFERQGLIELGRGVIHIRDRAGLAETAR